A genome region from Sebastes umbrosus isolate fSebUmb1 chromosome 22, fSebUmb1.pri, whole genome shotgun sequence includes the following:
- the arhgef11 gene encoding rho guanine nucleotide exchange factor 11 isoform X5: protein MSLRQPSSTLDSPFAAWLSSLTIGDSERKSSTTHQREPSVDIPAESTGTGLVQRCVVVQKDQLGFGFTVCGERVKLVQNVRPGGAAVKAGVHEGDRIIKVNGSLVSSMSHQEVVKLIKSGTYVALTLQGPTPSASSLPLEPLSTDLTPNQRTSLGGEAPPPPPPPLPSGLSNTPSQRITGPKPLQDPEVQKHATQILRKMLEQEEAELQELMEEQLRNPSSLLGERIESAKRRAHQVRVKIQQELEGTRSECTTSYVIAGEGRLSMDSSEGDMEGGKAQIIGPEEEDEEDDGYLFNEMDGPFQDIELLKSRPAHMAVFMRYVFTQLLDPNPLLFYLSVEAYLSSSTKDARALAPQICSHYLDPDAPLKIKVREEYLTDIESRLHAQEDIRGPLSELQQQVLPDIQDQIQDYRNKQMMGLGSLFGEGDLQQLDGDPAKERQVVDRQVTALWEILSKHEEDRSSPLASAVHLYLRHSGIKLRDSKVFPGLSTEKEKWLAFLKTKKLTGTKKEKDGEDKKRNPILKYIGKPRSTSQSTFHVPLSPTEVRPGSVRNIIQQFENHTETEEEGGDAADPQRLSSSSLGEDSMDSPTVSVRLARSESLKASGEGRRRGVVSGTESVPRSRSDVDMEDCGEEREGPGLRPLQHSTSSSASSSSARSLENPTPPYTPRSRRRSVDSPLALLPDAAALEEEVSDGQNWQDTVLPQLLATLSPREVDRQAVIYELFTTEASHLRTLRVLDQVFFQKMRSVLNSDELACIFPNLPQVYELHASLCEAMKKRREAPIVQDIGDVMLARFEGAAGEEFQEQASQLCSQQSQALELIKNKKRKDPRFAHIIQECEASPHCRRLQLKDLLVSEMQRLTKYPLLLDNIIKHTEAGSSDLPSLQRAQTCCRGILQVVNELVGETLHRQRLSQYQRRLDAAPLFKSLDLTTKRMIHEGPLTWKVSKDKQIEIQALLLSDCLVLLQRGPDDRLQLRYPSRWLGGGGGGSGDSKTSFSPLVKLDSLLVRSVATDNKALYVISTTERQIYELVAGTSSEKNTWKDLLDKTISSSGGSSPLINHGSIPISSPGRRSASPVPAGYAGNSITEQSDSMETHSSNDDIVLSANTPTDQSEAFICGERKAVGVAEAALQDVETLRQLIIRDLEEDGWSHDSDDTPTNETANERNSFAERQRPESLETVLNFSINEWEAEPEEEAPPPDAEQPSSVQVIRKAVVAGPSSSSVPEDITADVTLPSDQSSKPRGEATTQGNTFYLVMPTEQGESATDDLNDPSTPTASHFPQPLEEVTSPQTQPEEETTPACGPEPNQSEAMQLEQEEETGQSQAGHQSHVIKNVDEIFHTIEGLTSKLRQLKEIEKSHHKLLKTLREPFVNQESEDQQCHSATVSRTPSLDRGSGDGKEGSPAEPKIQSTGF, encoded by the exons ATGAGTCTCCGCCAGCCCTCCTCTACACTGGACAG CCCTTTTGCTGCTTG GCTCAGCAGTCTGACCATCGGGGACTCGGAGCGCAAATCCTCTACCACCCATCAGAGGGAGCCATCGGTGGACATCCCTGCTGAGAGTACGG GTACTGGTCTTGTCCAGAGATGTGTGGTCGTGCAGAAGGACCAGCTCGGCTTCGGCTTCAcagtgtgtggagagagagtcaAGCTAGTGCAGAATGTCCGACCAG GTGGGGCAGCAGTCAAGGCCGGCGTCCATGAAGGGGACCGAATCATAAAG GTGAACGGCTCGCTGGTGTCCTCCATGTCCCATCAGGAGGTGGTAAAGCTCATCAAAT CTGGAACGTACGTCGCTCTGACACTACAAGGCCCGACCCCTTCAGCCTCGTCCTTGCCTCTAGAGCCCCTCTCGACCGACCTCACACCCAATCAGAGGACATCTCTCGGTGGGGAGGCTCCACCCCCTCCGCCTCCACCCTTGCCATCTGGACTGAGCAACACCCCTTCCCAAAGAATCACTGGACCCAAACCACTACAG gaccCAGAAGTCCAGAAACACGCCACTCAGATACTCAGGAAAatgctggagcaggaagaggctgAACTGCag GAGTTGATGGAGGAGCAGTTGAGGAACCCGTCGTCGTTACTGGGGGAGCGGATCGAGAGTGCCAAGAGGAGAGCTCACCAAGTCAGGGTCAAGATTCAGCAAGAACTG GAGGGAACACGATCAGAATGTACCACGAGCTACGTCATAGCAGGAGAAG GTCGACTATCGATGGACTCAAGCGAAGGAGACATGGAG gGCGGAAAGGCCCAGATCATCGGCCCCGAGGAAGAGGACGAAGAAGATGACGGCTATCTCTTTAATGAG ATGGACGGTCCATTCCAGGACATCGAGCTGTTGAAGTCCCGACCGGCACACATGGCGGTGTTCATGAGATACGTCTTCACCCAGCTTCTGGACCCCAACCCTCTG CTGTTTTACCTGTCGGTGGAGGCCTACCTGAGCTCCAGCACAAAAGACGCCCGCGCACTTGCACCTCAGATCTGCTCCCATTACCTGGACCCAGACGCT CCCCTGAAAATCAAAGTACGAGAGGAGTATCTCACAGATATAG AAAGTCGACTTCATGCCCAGGAGGACATCAGAGGACCTCTgtctgagctgcagcagcaagTGCTGCCGGACATCCAAGACCAGATACAGGACTACAG GAACAAGCAGATGATGGGCCTCGGCTCTCTGTTTGGAGAAGGAGACCTGCAGCAGCTGGATGGAGACCCGGCGAAAGAGAGGCAGGTGGTGGACAGACAGGTCACCGCCCTCTGGGAGATACT ATCAAAGCACGAAGAGGACAGAAG TTCTCCTCTGGCATCGGCCGTGCACCTTTACCTGCGTCACTCTGGTATCAAGCTAAGAGACTCCAAGGTCTTCCCTGGTCTGAGCACCGAGAAGGAGAAGTGGCTCGCTTTCTTAAAGACGAAAAAG CTGACTGGTACcaagaaagagaaagatggagaggataAAAAGAGAAATCCCATCCTGAAGTACATCGGCAAACCCCGGAGCACATCCCAGTCca caTTCCATGTCCCGTTGTCACCCACCGAAG tccgtcctGGCAGTGTGAGGAACATCATTCAGCAGTTTGAGAATCACACAGAGacggaagaggagggaggagacgcCGCCGACCCCCAGAGGCTCTCGTCCAGCAGCCTGGGAGAAGACAGCATGGACAG CCCGACGGTCTCGGTGCGCCTGGCACGCAGCGAGTCGCTGAAGGCCTCGGGAGAAGGCCGTCGGCGGGGAGTCGTCTCGGGGACGGAGTCCGTCCCTCGTTCTCGGAGCGATGTGGACATGGAGGACTGcggggaggagagggaagggCCGGGCCTCAGGCCGCTGCAGCACAGCACGTCGTCGTCTGCGTCCAGCAGCTCGGCACG GTCTCTAGAGAACCCTACACCCCCATACACCCCTCGGTCTAGACGCAG GAGTGTAGACTCGCCGTTGGCCCTGCTGCCGGACGCTGCGgcgctggaggaggaggtgtctgACGGTCAGAACTGGCAGGACACGGTTCTCCCTCAGCTCCTCGCCACGCTCAGTCCGAGGGAGGTGGACCGACAGGCCGTCATATACG AGCTGTTCACCACCGAGGCGTCCCACCTGCGGACCTTGAGGGTCCTGGACCAGGTCTTTTTCCAGAAGATGAGGTCTGTGCTGAACTCTGATGAGCTGGCCTGCATCTTCCCCAACCTGCCTCAGGTCTACGAACTCCACG CAAGTCTGTGCGAGGCgatgaagaagagaagagaagctcCCATCGTTCAGGACATCGGGGACGTTATGCTGGCCAGG tttGAAGGTGCAGCTGGAGAGGAGTTTCAGGAACAAGCGTCGCAGCTGTGCAGCCAACAGTCTCAGGCTCTAGAGCTCATCAAGAACAAGAAACGCAAAGACCCTCGCTTCGCTCACATTatccag GAGTGTGAAGCGAGTCCTCACTGTCGGAGGCTGCAGCTCAAAGACCTGCTGGTGTCGGAGATGCAGAGACTCACCAAGTACCCGCTGCTGCTGGACAACAtcatcaaacacacagagg ccGGTTCGTCGGACCTCCCCTCACTTCAGCGCGCCCAGACTTGTTGCCGAGGGATACTGCAGGTTGTTAACGAGCTTGTCGGGGAAACGCTACATCGGCAACGCCTCAGCCAATACCAACGCAGGCTTGACGCTGCCCCTCTATTCAAG AGTCTGGACCTCACCACTAAGAGAATGATTCACGAAGGTCCTCTCACGTGGAAAGTCAGCAAAGATAAGCAGATAG AGATTCAAGcgctgctgctgtcagactgCCTGGTCCTCCTCCAGAGGGGCCCGGACGACCGGCTGCAGCTCAGATATCCATCCCGCTGGCTGGGCGGAGGCGGAGGAGGCAGCGGAGACAGCAAGACCTCCTTCAGCCCTCTGGTGAAGCTGGACTCTCTGCTGGTCCGCTCAGTAGCTACAG ACAACAAAGCCCTCTACGTCATCAGCaccacagagaggcagatcTACGAGCTGGTGGCTGGGACGTCATCAGAGAAAAACAC ctgGAAAGATTTACTTGATAAGACCATCTCGTCGTCTGGCGGTTCATCACCGCTGATCAATCACGGATCCATACCTATATC TTCCCCAGGTCGACGCAGTGCGTCCCCAGTGCCAGCTGGCTATGCAG GTAACTCCATAACGGAGCAGTCAGATTCCATGGAGACTCATTCCTCCAACGACGACATTGTGCTCTCGGCAAACACACCCACGGACCAATCGGAGGCGTTCATCTGTGGCGAAAGAAAAGCAGTCGGTGTGGCAGAGGCCGCTTTACAAGACG TTGAAACACTAAGGCAGCTCATAATACGAGATTTGGAAGAGGACGGCTGGAGCCACGATTCTGACGACACGCCCACCAACGAGACGGCCAACGAAAGGAACTCGTTCGCCGAAAGACAGCGGCCGGAGTCCCTGGAGACTGTCCTCAACTTCAGCATCAACGAATGGGAGGCCGAGCCTGAAGAAGAGGCTCCGCCCCCGGACGCAGAGCAGCCGAGCAGCGTTCAGGTCATACGGAAAG CTGTGGTTGCgggtccttcttcttcttctgtccctGAGGACATCACTGCTGATGTCACCCTCCCCTCCGACCAATCATCCAAGCCGAGAGGCGAGGCCACTACGCAGG GGAACACTTTCTATTTGGTAATGCCTACCGAGCAGGGAGAGAGCGCCACCGATGATCTCAACGACCCTTCCACACCAACCGCCAGCCACTTTCCTCAGCCTCTGGAGGAAGTGACATCACCACAGACGCAGCCGGAGGAGGAGACGACGCCCGCCTGCGGTCCAGAGCCCAACCAATCGGAGGCTATGCAACtggaacaggaggaggaaacGGGCCAATCGCAGGCCGGGCACCAGAGCCATGTGATCAAAAATGTAGATGAGATTTTCCACACGATCGAGGGGTTGACGAGCAAGTTGCGACAGCTGAAG GAAATAGAGAAGTCCCATCACAAGCTTTTGAAAACCCTCAGAGAGCCCTTTGTCAATCAGGAGTCAGAGGACCAACAGTGTCACTCGGCAACCGTCTCCAGGACGCCGTCTCTGGATCGCGGCTCAGGAGACG GCAAAGAGGGCAGTCCGGCAGAGCCCAAGATTCAGTCGACGGGATTCTGA
- the arhgef11 gene encoding rho guanine nucleotide exchange factor 11 isoform X2: protein MSLRQPSSTLDRLSSLTIGDSERKSSTTHQREPSVDIPAESTGTGLVQRCVVVQKDQLGFGFTVCGERVKLVQNVRPGGAAVKAGVHEGDRIIKVNGSLVSSMSHQEVVKLIKSGTYVALTLQGPTPSASSLPLEPLSTDLTPNQRTSLGGEAPPPPPPPLPSGLSNTPSQRITGPKPLQDPEVQKHATQILRKMLEQEEAELQELMEEQLRNPSSLLGERIESAKRRAHQVRVKIQQELEGTRSECTTSYVIAGEGRLSMDSSEGDMEACESPHSSPSSSFRTPQHRRQNSDTHPLSDLGGKAQIIGPEEEDEEDDGYLFNEMDGPFQDIELLKSRPAHMAVFMRYVFTQLLDPNPLLFYLSVEAYLSSSTKDARALAPQICSHYLDPDAPLKIKVREEYLTDIESRLHAQEDIRGPLSELQQQVLPDIQDQIQDYRNKQMMGLGSLFGEGDLQQLDGDPAKERQVVDRQVTALWEILSKHEEDRSSPLASAVHLYLRHSGIKLRDSKVFPGLSTEKEKWLAFLKTKKLTGTKKEKDGEDKKRNPILKYIGKPRSTSQSTFHVPLSPTEVRPGSVRNIIQQFENHTETEEEGGDAADPQRLSSSSLGEDSMDSPTVSVRLARSESLKASGEGRRRGVVSGTESVPRSRSDVDMEDCGEEREGPGLRPLQHSTSSSASSSSARSLENPTPPYTPRSRRRSVDSPLALLPDAAALEEEVSDGQNWQDTVLPQLLATLSPREVDRQAVIYELFTTEASHLRTLRVLDQVFFQKMRSVLNSDELACIFPNLPQVYELHASLCEAMKKRREAPIVQDIGDVMLARFEGAAGEEFQEQASQLCSQQSQALELIKNKKRKDPRFAHIIQECEASPHCRRLQLKDLLVSEMQRLTKYPLLLDNIIKHTEAGSSDLPSLQRAQTCCRGILQVVNELVGETLHRQRLSQYQRRLDAAPLFKSLDLTTKRMIHEGPLTWKVSKDKQIEIQALLLSDCLVLLQRGPDDRLQLRYPSRWLGGGGGGSGDSKTSFSPLVKLDSLLVRSVATDNKALYVISTTERQIYELVAGTSSEKNTWKDLLDKTISSSGGSSPLINHGSIPISSPGRRSASPVPAGYAGNSITEQSDSMETHSSNDDIVLSANTPTDQSEAFICGERKAVGVAEAALQDVETLRQLIIRDLEEDGWSHDSDDTPTNETANERNSFAERQRPESLETVLNFSINEWEAEPEEEAPPPDAEQPSSVQVIRKAVVAGPSSSSVPEDITADVTLPSDQSSKPRGEATTQGNTFYLVMPTEQGESATDDLNDPSTPTASHFPQPLEEVTSPQTQPEEETTPACGPEPNQSEAMQLEQEEETGQSQAGHQSHVIKNVDEIFHTIEGLTSKLRQLKEIEKSHHKLLKTLREPFVNQESEDQQCHSATVSRTPSLDRGSGDGKEGSPAEPKIQSTGF from the exons ATGAGTCTCCGCCAGCCCTCCTCTACACTGGACAG GCTCAGCAGTCTGACCATCGGGGACTCGGAGCGCAAATCCTCTACCACCCATCAGAGGGAGCCATCGGTGGACATCCCTGCTGAGAGTACGG GTACTGGTCTTGTCCAGAGATGTGTGGTCGTGCAGAAGGACCAGCTCGGCTTCGGCTTCAcagtgtgtggagagagagtcaAGCTAGTGCAGAATGTCCGACCAG GTGGGGCAGCAGTCAAGGCCGGCGTCCATGAAGGGGACCGAATCATAAAG GTGAACGGCTCGCTGGTGTCCTCCATGTCCCATCAGGAGGTGGTAAAGCTCATCAAAT CTGGAACGTACGTCGCTCTGACACTACAAGGCCCGACCCCTTCAGCCTCGTCCTTGCCTCTAGAGCCCCTCTCGACCGACCTCACACCCAATCAGAGGACATCTCTCGGTGGGGAGGCTCCACCCCCTCCGCCTCCACCCTTGCCATCTGGACTGAGCAACACCCCTTCCCAAAGAATCACTGGACCCAAACCACTACAG gaccCAGAAGTCCAGAAACACGCCACTCAGATACTCAGGAAAatgctggagcaggaagaggctgAACTGCag GAGTTGATGGAGGAGCAGTTGAGGAACCCGTCGTCGTTACTGGGGGAGCGGATCGAGAGTGCCAAGAGGAGAGCTCACCAAGTCAGGGTCAAGATTCAGCAAGAACTG GAGGGAACACGATCAGAATGTACCACGAGCTACGTCATAGCAGGAGAAG GTCGACTATCGATGGACTCAAGCGAAGGAGACATGGAG GCCTGTGAGAGTCCCCACTCCTCCCCTTCATCCTCCTTCAGGACCCCACAACACCGACGGCAGAACTCCGACACACACCCCCTGTCTGATTTG gGCGGAAAGGCCCAGATCATCGGCCCCGAGGAAGAGGACGAAGAAGATGACGGCTATCTCTTTAATGAG ATGGACGGTCCATTCCAGGACATCGAGCTGTTGAAGTCCCGACCGGCACACATGGCGGTGTTCATGAGATACGTCTTCACCCAGCTTCTGGACCCCAACCCTCTG CTGTTTTACCTGTCGGTGGAGGCCTACCTGAGCTCCAGCACAAAAGACGCCCGCGCACTTGCACCTCAGATCTGCTCCCATTACCTGGACCCAGACGCT CCCCTGAAAATCAAAGTACGAGAGGAGTATCTCACAGATATAG AAAGTCGACTTCATGCCCAGGAGGACATCAGAGGACCTCTgtctgagctgcagcagcaagTGCTGCCGGACATCCAAGACCAGATACAGGACTACAG GAACAAGCAGATGATGGGCCTCGGCTCTCTGTTTGGAGAAGGAGACCTGCAGCAGCTGGATGGAGACCCGGCGAAAGAGAGGCAGGTGGTGGACAGACAGGTCACCGCCCTCTGGGAGATACT ATCAAAGCACGAAGAGGACAGAAG TTCTCCTCTGGCATCGGCCGTGCACCTTTACCTGCGTCACTCTGGTATCAAGCTAAGAGACTCCAAGGTCTTCCCTGGTCTGAGCACCGAGAAGGAGAAGTGGCTCGCTTTCTTAAAGACGAAAAAG CTGACTGGTACcaagaaagagaaagatggagaggataAAAAGAGAAATCCCATCCTGAAGTACATCGGCAAACCCCGGAGCACATCCCAGTCca caTTCCATGTCCCGTTGTCACCCACCGAAG tccgtcctGGCAGTGTGAGGAACATCATTCAGCAGTTTGAGAATCACACAGAGacggaagaggagggaggagacgcCGCCGACCCCCAGAGGCTCTCGTCCAGCAGCCTGGGAGAAGACAGCATGGACAG CCCGACGGTCTCGGTGCGCCTGGCACGCAGCGAGTCGCTGAAGGCCTCGGGAGAAGGCCGTCGGCGGGGAGTCGTCTCGGGGACGGAGTCCGTCCCTCGTTCTCGGAGCGATGTGGACATGGAGGACTGcggggaggagagggaagggCCGGGCCTCAGGCCGCTGCAGCACAGCACGTCGTCGTCTGCGTCCAGCAGCTCGGCACG GTCTCTAGAGAACCCTACACCCCCATACACCCCTCGGTCTAGACGCAG GAGTGTAGACTCGCCGTTGGCCCTGCTGCCGGACGCTGCGgcgctggaggaggaggtgtctgACGGTCAGAACTGGCAGGACACGGTTCTCCCTCAGCTCCTCGCCACGCTCAGTCCGAGGGAGGTGGACCGACAGGCCGTCATATACG AGCTGTTCACCACCGAGGCGTCCCACCTGCGGACCTTGAGGGTCCTGGACCAGGTCTTTTTCCAGAAGATGAGGTCTGTGCTGAACTCTGATGAGCTGGCCTGCATCTTCCCCAACCTGCCTCAGGTCTACGAACTCCACG CAAGTCTGTGCGAGGCgatgaagaagagaagagaagctcCCATCGTTCAGGACATCGGGGACGTTATGCTGGCCAGG tttGAAGGTGCAGCTGGAGAGGAGTTTCAGGAACAAGCGTCGCAGCTGTGCAGCCAACAGTCTCAGGCTCTAGAGCTCATCAAGAACAAGAAACGCAAAGACCCTCGCTTCGCTCACATTatccag GAGTGTGAAGCGAGTCCTCACTGTCGGAGGCTGCAGCTCAAAGACCTGCTGGTGTCGGAGATGCAGAGACTCACCAAGTACCCGCTGCTGCTGGACAACAtcatcaaacacacagagg ccGGTTCGTCGGACCTCCCCTCACTTCAGCGCGCCCAGACTTGTTGCCGAGGGATACTGCAGGTTGTTAACGAGCTTGTCGGGGAAACGCTACATCGGCAACGCCTCAGCCAATACCAACGCAGGCTTGACGCTGCCCCTCTATTCAAG AGTCTGGACCTCACCACTAAGAGAATGATTCACGAAGGTCCTCTCACGTGGAAAGTCAGCAAAGATAAGCAGATAG AGATTCAAGcgctgctgctgtcagactgCCTGGTCCTCCTCCAGAGGGGCCCGGACGACCGGCTGCAGCTCAGATATCCATCCCGCTGGCTGGGCGGAGGCGGAGGAGGCAGCGGAGACAGCAAGACCTCCTTCAGCCCTCTGGTGAAGCTGGACTCTCTGCTGGTCCGCTCAGTAGCTACAG ACAACAAAGCCCTCTACGTCATCAGCaccacagagaggcagatcTACGAGCTGGTGGCTGGGACGTCATCAGAGAAAAACAC ctgGAAAGATTTACTTGATAAGACCATCTCGTCGTCTGGCGGTTCATCACCGCTGATCAATCACGGATCCATACCTATATC TTCCCCAGGTCGACGCAGTGCGTCCCCAGTGCCAGCTGGCTATGCAG GTAACTCCATAACGGAGCAGTCAGATTCCATGGAGACTCATTCCTCCAACGACGACATTGTGCTCTCGGCAAACACACCCACGGACCAATCGGAGGCGTTCATCTGTGGCGAAAGAAAAGCAGTCGGTGTGGCAGAGGCCGCTTTACAAGACG TTGAAACACTAAGGCAGCTCATAATACGAGATTTGGAAGAGGACGGCTGGAGCCACGATTCTGACGACACGCCCACCAACGAGACGGCCAACGAAAGGAACTCGTTCGCCGAAAGACAGCGGCCGGAGTCCCTGGAGACTGTCCTCAACTTCAGCATCAACGAATGGGAGGCCGAGCCTGAAGAAGAGGCTCCGCCCCCGGACGCAGAGCAGCCGAGCAGCGTTCAGGTCATACGGAAAG CTGTGGTTGCgggtccttcttcttcttctgtccctGAGGACATCACTGCTGATGTCACCCTCCCCTCCGACCAATCATCCAAGCCGAGAGGCGAGGCCACTACGCAGG GGAACACTTTCTATTTGGTAATGCCTACCGAGCAGGGAGAGAGCGCCACCGATGATCTCAACGACCCTTCCACACCAACCGCCAGCCACTTTCCTCAGCCTCTGGAGGAAGTGACATCACCACAGACGCAGCCGGAGGAGGAGACGACGCCCGCCTGCGGTCCAGAGCCCAACCAATCGGAGGCTATGCAACtggaacaggaggaggaaacGGGCCAATCGCAGGCCGGGCACCAGAGCCATGTGATCAAAAATGTAGATGAGATTTTCCACACGATCGAGGGGTTGACGAGCAAGTTGCGACAGCTGAAG GAAATAGAGAAGTCCCATCACAAGCTTTTGAAAACCCTCAGAGAGCCCTTTGTCAATCAGGAGTCAGAGGACCAACAGTGTCACTCGGCAACCGTCTCCAGGACGCCGTCTCTGGATCGCGGCTCAGGAGACG GCAAAGAGGGCAGTCCGGCAGAGCCCAAGATTCAGTCGACGGGATTCTGA